One stretch of Brettanomyces nanus chromosome 4, complete sequence DNA includes these proteins:
- a CDS encoding uncharacterized protein (BUSCO:EOG09342H73): MTKASTSKYFTSAVRRRTRSTVKKEGDLDIPKDDGFETFQKDVEKLHKNPRRKRQQIEVKIDPEDLAISKGKRPKKSTTKKSKNKAVTKNDHIPSEPPANFWPMYNEIKKMREKIIAPVDKMGCASISTAISGLKEGTVWRFQVLVTLMLSSQTKDEVNYEVMNGMEEYFMKKGYKDGLCLQAILDIDQAKLDQLIYKVGFHHRKADYIKRTAQIVKDKFSGDVPKKIEEITSFPGVGPKMGYLLMQIAWGIYTGIGIDTHMARMAGWFHWVPQIGSGKPSPEYVRKCFEKMLTNHKEEWRVINPTLVGFGQMVCTPTSPRCDLCTIAKTGLCPAVDKRLLQRVKVNKLNGIRSPLKKSRGDLSKLMQN, translated from the coding sequence ATGACCAAAGCCTCTACGAGCAAGTACTTTACTAGCGCAGTGAGAAGGAGAACCCGATCCACGGTGAAAAAGGAAGGAGATTTAGACATACCGAAAGACGATGGATTCGAGACATTTCAGAAAGATGTGGAGAAATTGCATAAGAATCCGAGACGGAAACGACAACAAATAGAAGTGAAAATCGATCCTGAAGACCTTGCAATATCGAAAGGGaagaggccaaagaagagtaCGACCAAGAAAAGCAAAAATAAAGCAGTGACTAAGAACGATCACATCCCAAGTGAACCTCCAGCCAACTTTTGGCCTATGTATAACGAGATTAAGAAGATGAGGGAGAAGATTATTGCACCGGTAGATAAAATGGGATGTGCCAGTATTAGTACCGCAATATCTGGGTTGAAAGAAGGTACTGTGTGGAGATTTCAGGTTTTAGTCACTTTAATGCTCTCTTCACAGACCAAAGATGAGGTGAACTACGAAGTGATGAATGGTATGGAGGAGTATTTTATGAAGAAAGGCTACAAAGATGGACTCTGCCTTCAAGCAATACTGGATATAGACCAGGCCAAGCTTGATCAACTTATTTATAAAGTCGGCTTCCACCATAGAAAGGCAGACTACATTAAGAGAACGGCACAGATTGTTAAAGACAAATTCAGTGGAGACGTTCCGAAGAAAATCGAGGAGATTACCTCATTTCCTGGAGTTGGACCCAAGATGGGCTACCTATTAATGCAAATAGCGTGGGGAATATATACTGGTATCGGTATAGATACTCATATGGCACGCATGGCAGGGTGGTTTCATTGGGTGCCACAAATAGGTTCAGGTAAACCAAGTCCCGAATACGTTCGCAAATGCTTTGAAAAGATGCTTACCAATCATAAGGAAGAGTGGAGGGTTATCAATCCTACCCTTGTAGGATTCGGACAGATGGTTTGCACTCCAACGTCACCCCGTTGCGACTTATGCACCATTGCAAAGACAGGTCTATGCCCGGCTGTCGATAAGAGACTCCTACAGAGAGTGAAAGTTAACAAACTGAATGGTATCAGATCGCCTCTAAAGAAAAGCCGTGGCGATCTCTCGAAACTAATGCAGAACTAA
- a CDS encoding uncharacterized protein (EggNog:ENOG41), which produces MVIKSAGEPTEDAYHGAVTPKVSQVLTVPKKIKNVIHEVVRYPSLTFVEGAGAEQDSNTAIKSANLKSELIIDENSSQNLVGKHLFDNSSAHSIASLDSESTIPVDAASAVTSTNRFNPFGSQEIISSSSASFITSDYITANTVVDSKDNDITAAANSTGGTLTRSTADTDIMTVGSRKFSVDTRTSFALPMQPLTSANYLYTHQRHGTEFSTNPSMATSEETGQTYQSLLHQVTVLKNEPKSMEEESFIYHDANPDLNSGLVFHTRRSSRFSYAESEYAEGHSGNVSPVSRKRVLVLDDPLRSIQISQFPQLSSSSSLRAPNSGAPSPTTLHVKRQPIVSHVRQVSQRLFSNSNTDVDRRSFADDSTSTTLCRTPLYKNSAENKQRLCLSPIDDYDIDEAEELNEVESLLSRPFRKSGYSQTDRFDQTPYRYGSVNITKNTDDDGDADAGGDFVNETGYCYNSPHNYKSMYYRQNLILKVLKTTLYVFFGILLFFASIRLVVLKNCDNSLSNLTLTSLNNVLMSNELLLFEVTASATNKNFQDVNIWSMDVDVFMQTDSELLDASSSKSDIAILLGNSTSFITPLKFQGIFNTEETDIVLTALPERIWHRLTHKSEIAPQSTSGQVKIQYPGKSFRYKGEPLNSDQWGAILNSKFKLIVRGSFNYHLPLMSNNEVVSVTSEVNVKPEK; this is translated from the coding sequence ATGGTCATCAAGTCAGCTGGAGAGCCAACAGAGGATGCTTACCATGGTGCAGTGACGCCGAAGGTTTCCCAGGTTCTAACTGTACCTAAGAAAATCAAGAACGTGATACATGAAGTTGTACGATATCCCTCTCTAACGTTTGTGGAGGGAGCCGGAGCAGAACAGGACAGCAATACGGCCATTAAGAGTGCCAATTTAAAGAGTGAATTGATTATCGATGAAAATAGTAGTCAGAATTTGGTGGGAAAGCATTTATTTGACAATAGTTCTGCACATTCTATTGCTTCATTAGATAGTGAATCGACGATACCCGTTGATGCTGCTAGTGCTGTTACAAGCACCAATAGGTTCAACCCATTTGGTTCTCAGGAAATCATATCGTCTAGTTCGGCCTCCTTTATTACAAGTGATTATATTACGGCAAATACGGTAGTTGATTCGAAAGATAACGATATCACTGCAGCTGCCAATTCTACCGGTGGAACCCTTACCAGGTCGACTGCAGATACTGATATAATGACGGTGGGCTCTAGAAAATTCTCTGTGGATACGCGGACGTCATTTGCCTTACCAATGCAACCACTCACGAGTGCTAATTATCTATATACACACCAGAGGCACGGTACAGAATTTTCGACCAATCCTAGTATGGCCACTTCGGAGGAGACTGGTCAGACATATCAATCGCTGTTGCACCAGGTTACGGTACTTAAGAACGAACCCAAGTCgatggaagaagagtcaTTCATTTACCATGATGCAAATCCAGATCTAAATAGCGGGCTCGTTTTCCATACTCGTAGATCTTCAAGGTTCAGCTATGCTGAATCGGAATATGCTGAAGGCCATTCCGGTAATGTTTCTCCGGTATCTAGGAAAAGGGTGCTGGTACTAGATGACCCTTTAAGGTCCATACAAATATCTCAGTTTCCTCAGTTGTCCTCCAGCTCTTCCCTTAGAGCACCCAATAGTGGGGCTCCCTCTCCTACTACTTTGCATGTCAAACGCCAGCCCATTGTCTCTCATGTGAGGCAGGTGTCTCAGAGATTATTTAGTAATTCCAACACCGATGTTGATCGGCGCTCGTTTGCTGACGATTCTACTTCTACTACTCTTTGCAGGACGCCGCTTTACAAAAATTCTGCCGAGAATAAGCAACGATTATGTTTGAGCCCTATTGACGATTATGACATTGATGAAGCAGAGGAGCTAAATGAAGTGGAGTCGCTACTTTCCCGGCCATTCAGAAAGTCTGGTTACTCTCAAACTGATAGATTTGATCAGACACCATATCGATACGGATCTGTCAATATAACGAAGAACACGGATGATGACGGGGATGCAGATGCCGGTGGCGATTTTGTCAATGAAACTGGGTATTGTTACAACTCTCCGCATAACTACAAGTCTATGTACTACAGGCAGAATTTGATAttgaaggtgttgaaaACCACCTTGTACGTTTTCTTTGGTATATTGCTGTTCTTCGCCTCAATTCGATTAGTGGTACTTAAAAACTGCGATAACAGCCTCTCCAATCTTACATTGACTTCCTTGAATAATGTCTTGATGAGTAACGAACTATTACTCTTCGAAGTTACAGCTTCTGCCACGAATAAAAACTTTCAAGATGTGAATATATGGAGCATGGATGTGGATGTTTTCATGCAAACGGATTCGGAATTGCTAGATGCATCGTCTTCTAAAAGCGACATTGCCATACTCTTGGGAAACTCGACTAGTTTCATTACTCCATTGAAATTTCAAGGTATATTTAATACAGAAGAGACTGATATTGTGTTAACTGCTCTCCCAGAGCGCATATGGCATCGTTTGACCCATAAAAGCGAAATTGCACCTCAATCTACTAGTGGGCAGGTCAAAATTCAATATCCTGGCAAAAGTTTCAGATATAAGGGAGAGCCGCTCAACTCAGATCAATGGGGAGCCATCTTAAACTCGAAGTTTAAGCTCATTGTGAGAGGTTCTTTCAACTATCATCTTCCCCTGATGTCAAACAACGAAGTTGTAAGTGTTACAAGCGAGGTGAATGTTAAACCAGAAAAATAA
- the SSE1 gene encoding adenyl-nucleotide exchange factor sse1 (BUSCO:EOG09340TJT), producing MSATIPFGVDLGNNSSVVAVARNRGIDIVVNDVSNRSTPSVVGFGRKNRAIGEAGENQKTSNLKNTISNLKRLLSLSTKSPDYDVEKKYASYNLVDKNGLAAAQVKYQGQTQEFTSTELVAMYLNKLKSITEKETKANVSDICLAIPAWYTEEQRRAAADACLIAGLNPVRIVNDVTAAAVGYGVFKTDLPEDKPKIVAFIDVGHSSYTCSIVALKKGELKVLGTAYDKHFGGRDFDRAITEHLADEFKVKYHIDIRTNAKAYSRVMKSAEKVKKVLSANTSAPVNVESVMNDVDAQSSMTREELEELVQPLLKKVNLPIENALKIAGLSVDQIDSIELIGGCTRVPSLKAKISEVFGKQLSFTLNQDEAIARGVAFICAIHSPTMRVKPFKFEDINSFSVTYWWDKGEEDADHLEVFPKNASYPSTKMITLYRTGDFQIQAKYTNPEELPTGTDEHIATWDITGVEIPEGEESAACKIKVRQDPSGFYTIQSGYIVQEKEFKELVEKPAEEEAEKPKEDDKKEEKKEDADADVDSKADDDVQEEAEPEYRIVKKLVKVKDLNIAYKGHALSKDALAESLEKEFKMVADDKLVAETEDRKNALEEYIYDLRGKVDAEYADFASDSEKESLKKKLSEAEDWLYEDGYDTTKARYIAKCEELASTGNLIKARYNQKQEELKEKFQKKREQKAQKQMAEKLAKQAQTAKKQESKKEKEKKMKDAEGDAVME from the coding sequence ATGTCTGCTACCATTCCATTCGGAGTTGACTTAGGTAATAACAGCTCGGTCGTTGCCGTTGCAAGAAACAGAGGTATTGACATTGTCGTTAATGATGTCTCCAACAGATCAACCCCATCTGTTGTTGGTTTCGGTCGTAAAAACCGTGCTATTGGTGAGGCCGGTGAGAATCAGAAGACGtccaacttgaagaacacCATTTCTAATTTAAAGAGACTTTTATCTCTGTCGACTAAGTCTCCAGACTATGAcgttgagaagaaatacgCCTCTTATAATTTGGTTGACAAAAATGGCCTTGCTGCAGCTCAGGTTAAGTACCAGGGCCAGACCCAAGAGTTCACTTCTACCGAGCTTGTTGCAATGTatttgaacaagttgaagTCCATTACAGAGAAGGAGACCAAGGCTAATGTTTCTGACATCTGTTTGGCAATTCCAGCTTGGTATACCGAAGAGCAGAGGCGTGCTGCCGCTGATGCTTGTTTGATTGCAGGCTTAAACCCAGTTAGAATTGTGAACGATGtcactgctgctgctgttggtTACGGTGTCTTCAAGACAGATCTTCCGGAAGATAAGCCTAAGATTGTTGCTTTCATTGATGTCGGTCATTCTTCTTACACCTGCTCTATTGTTGCGCTTAAAAAGGGTGAGTTAAAGGTTCTTGGTACTGCCTATGACAAGCATTTCGGTGGTCGTGACTTTGACAGAGCCATTACTGAGCATTTAGCCGATGAGTTCAAAGTCAAGTACCACATTGATATCAGAACTAATGCTAAAGCTTACTCAAGAGTTATGAAGTCTGCAGAGAAAGTCAAAAAGGTTTTGTCTGCTAATACGAGTGCTCCTGTTAACGTTGAATCCGTCATGAACGATGTTGATGCGCAATCTTCCATGACCAGAGAGGAGTTGGAGGAGTTGGTTCAGCCTTTATTGAAAAAGGTGAATCTTCCAATTGAGAATGCTTTGAAGATTGCCGGTTTGTCCGTTGATCAGATTGACTCAATCGAATTAATTGGTGGCTGTACAAGAGTTCCTTCGTTGAAGGCCAAGATCAGTGAAGTCTTTGGTAAACAACTCTCGTTTACTTTGAACCAGGATGAGGCCATTGCCAGAGGTGTTGCCTTCATTTGTGCAATTCATTCTCCAACCATGAGAGTTAAGCCATTCAAATTTGAGGATATCAACTCGTTCTCGGTCACTTATTGGTGGgataaaggtgaagaagacgCTGATCACTTGGAGGTTTTCCCTAAGAATGCTTCTTATCCATCTACCAAGATGATTACTCTTTACAGAACTGGTGACTTCCAAATTCAGGCCAAGTACACTAATCCAGAAGAGCTCCCTACCGGAACCGACGAACATATTGCCACTTGGGACATTACTGGAGTGGAAATTccagaaggtgaagaaagtgCAGCCTGTAAAATTAAGGTTAGACAGGACCCATCCGGTTTCTACACCATTCAATCTGGCTATATAGTTCAAGAGAAGGAATTCAAAGaacttgttgaaaagcCAGCAGAGGAGGAGGCCGAGAAACCCAAGGAGGAcgataagaaagaagagaagaaggaagatgctgatgctgatgtCGATTCTAAAGCCGATGATGATGTGCAGGAGGAGGCCGAGCCAGAATACAGAATTGTTAAAAAGTTGGTTAAGGTTAAGGACTTGAATATTGCTTACAAGGGACAtgctctttcaaaggatGCTTTGGCAGAGTCTTTGGAAAAGGAATTTAAGATGGTTGCTGATGACAAGTTAGTTGCCGAGACTGAGGACAGAAAGAACGCTCTCGAAGAATATATCTACGATTTGAGAGGTAAGGTGGACGCTGAGTACGCTGACTTTGCATCCGACAGTGAAAAGGAATctctcaagaagaagttgtctGAGGCTGAGGACTGGTTATATGAGGATGGTTACGATACCACCAAAGCAAGATACATTGCTAAGTGTGAGGAATTGGCCTCCACGGGTAATCTCATCAAGGCTAGATACAATcaaaagcaagaagagcTAAAGGAAAagttccaaaagaagagagagcAGAAGGCTCAAAAGCAGATGGCTGAGAAATTGGCTAAGCAGGCTCAGACTGCTAAGAAGCAAGAATctaaaaaggaaaaggaaaagaagatgaaggacGCCGAGGGTGACGCCGTTATGGAGTAA
- a CDS encoding uncharacterized protein (EggNog:ENOG41): MSIPSPNMSPYIPRKGSVTSIVGPPISLASSPSTSSLINDAIKNSPANITSTSNTLAPSSTPPAVASTSVALPPISSVRSTAYGTLWTPPRRTSIGGMSSTAAGMVNTKNTIGTKSFFDSPRNSFSKSYSASALRISRTTLDDSGDEGNSGAIASSESDTDDDNIQVTSNGMNEIQRNHSKAKVSFAFHPTSYEGRGATNGRVQYQFLDSDPGSPKSSSVITTSVGQGLPPNNLQNNDSSGKQQPAIFFKKSSSKRSIVPKFKAFRRIADELRVEMFPLDEELAHESMITTALKDEEEVLSGKKLATSLLTARNDPVSIQHDNLKRYEVISKANEAWNKHRAVSPSPSVSTTQSHTSTGQDKTIEISKKRKNSLDDSDASTYGGSDTETRSSNKRRLVSLGNSPILGAASMFLLPTAATHNSHSSAKLIQSASDDLEMMSMR, encoded by the coding sequence ATGTCTATTCCTTCTCCCAATATGTCGCCTTATATTCCTAGGAAGGGATCTGTCACTTCCATCGTGGGACCACCAATTTCGctagcttcttctccatccaCGTCATCTCTCATTAATGATGCTATTAAAAATTCTCCTGCAAATATAACAAGTACATCCAACACTCTGGCTCCCTCCTCAACACCTCCAGCAGTGGCGAGTACTTCTGTGGCACTTCCCCCCATTAGTTCTGTTAGATCTACTGCATATGGTACATTGTGGACTCCTCCTCGACGAACTAGTATTGGAGGTATGAGCAGTACGGCAGCTGGTATGGTGAATACCAAAAATACAATCGGTACTAAGAGTTTTTTTGATTCACCCAGAAACAGTTTTTCTAAATCCTATTCAGCATCTGCTCTACGCATATCTCGAACGACTCTTGATGACAGTGGTGATGAAGGTAATAGTGGAGCTATAGCCTCGTCCGAGTCAGATACTGATGACGATAATATTCAGGTCACCAGTAATGGTATGAATGAGATTCAGCGGAATCATTCCAAAGCAAAGGTTTCGTTCGCATTCCATCCTACAAGCTACGAGGGAAGAGGAGCTACCAATGGTAGGGTTCAATATCAATTCTTAGATTCTGATCCTGGTTCTCCTAAGAGTTCAAGTGTCATTACAACATCAGTGGGTCAAGGATTGCCTCCAAACAACCTTCAGAATAATGATTCGTCTGGGAAGCAGCAGCCTGCgatatttttcaaaaaatcTAGTTCAAAGCGAAGTATCGTGCCGAAGTTCAAAGCATTCAGAAGAATTGCAGATGAACTCCGTGTAGAAATGTTTCCATTGGATGAGGAATTGGCTCATGAATCGATGATTACCACTGCACTgaaagatgaggaggaggttCTCTCTGGTAAGAAATTGGCTACATCTTTGCTAACGGCACGTAATGATCCCGTATCCATACAACATGATAATCTAAAAAGGTACGAGGTTATCAGTAAAGCCAACGAGGCTTGGAATAAACACCGGGCAGtatcaccttctccttcaGTCTCTACTACTCAAAGTCATACGAGTACTGGTCAGGATAAGACCATAGAGATTTccaagaagaggaaaaatTCATTGGACGATAGCGATGCTTCTACGTACGGAGGTTCAGATACAGAGACTCGGTCCTCAAATAAACGAAGACTGGTTTCGCTTGGGAATTCTCCTATATTAGGTGCCGCCAGTATGTTCTTATTGCCAACTGCTGCTACTCATAACAGTCACAGCTCTGCTAAGTTGATCCAGAGCGCTTCAGATGACTTGGAAATGATGTCTATGCGTTGA
- a CDS encoding uncharacterized protein (BUSCO:EOG09344IKN), which produces MIITMPSELRALNAYRSTIRAINLAFGGDLRTQSAAKLRLKTEMKKEQSRDHPEMNVEQRITLLNQIATYLTKNIVQGVKEEGKDRYVLRIHKGTELGDNKDIEKMKTTLRAGATTGSGCCGGSDTVNLKQMPKRKQPKAN; this is translated from the coding sequence ATGATTATAACGATGCCATCGGAATTACGGGCTTTGAATGCATACAGAAGTACAATCAGGGCCATTAATCTGGCATTTGGCGGTGATTTACGTACACAAAGTGCGGCGAAACTCCGGCTTAAGacagagatgaagaaagagcaaTCAAGGGATCATCCAGAAATGAACGTGGAGCAGAGGATCACATTACTGAACCAGATTGCCACGTATCTTACAAAAAATATTGTTCAAGGAGTGAAGGAAGAGGGAAAAGATAGGTACGTTCTTCGAATTCATAAAGGTACCGAACTTGGAGATAATAAAGAcattgaaaagatgaaaactACATTGAGAGCAGGAGCCACTACAGGAAGCGGATGCTGTGGTGGTTCAGATACTGTGAACTTGAAGCAAATGCCCAAGCGAAAGCAACCGAAGGCTAACTGA
- a CDS encoding uncharacterized protein (BUSCO:EOG09340UVF): protein MSEHERQQPILERSSSSARSNSMPKPSKSQHASKTKKSGFKGMNQSHDNGASKLSLAFKGASSEYLDPHRLESEQDVTILKELTEKLQGEVGLDISSTKRESSYETSTGVTTTESETSRSRASTLRTKESRTASNNGTSGEITSDGRTMSEELKTSVGNFHISANYMNQGNKRSKKQSIESQNGNSANFPILTIEIPGGEHEISKSDENNTPEQTKRASKVEDVKSSKDRVSESKSKPTEISVMDTSLYSEPILLEGNEEEDLSEDDIDPKYEEREVDYIPGGYHPAFIGEMYKDGRYVLVRKLGWGHFSTVWLAKDLKRNHHVAMKIVRSARNYRETAIDEIKLLSKLNHTDLEHPGHAHLVKLLDYFDHQGENGTHICMVFEVLGENLLSLIRRYKHRGLPVRFVKQIAKQILLALDFLHRECGIIHTDIKPENILLEIADVEKLVQYVEESERERKILKEISGRLLSGEPMSAGASGPPIPTGRSRHSRRSSIITGSQPLPSPLRSRSSSFFSNGSSSIGFGSSASGNPNSGYSGPRSSNLAAFGIPRSGVLINNVSTRGTPSTASLSLSGISVPSSMSCQDVQSLMLKRNKSDRDMFDADPPQEEDIEDDDVVKVKIADLGNACWIFKHFTNDIQTRQYRSPEIILGADWGCSSDIWSVGCLLFELLTGDYLFDPTEGPSFSKNDDHLAQIIELVGFIPKYLIRDGYYGHRYFRSDYKTLRQIKNLKPWPLESVLLEKYKFSETDAHEIADFLSGMLISDPKLRMDAAGLSNHYWLNDCQIEGYIDREPGTRGEDIGEGWYKEIRRAHHHRREQQQE from the coding sequence ATGTCCGAGCATGAAAGGCAGCAGCCGATTTTAGAGAGATCCAGTTCAAGTGCACGTTCAAACTCAATGCCAAAACCCTCGAAGAGCCAGCATGCATCtaaaacaaagaaatcgGGGTTTAAAGGAATGAATCAGAGTCATGACAACGGTGCTTCTAAGTTATCTCTAGCTTTTAAGGGGGCTTCTTCTGAGTATCTTGATCCTCATCGGTTAGAATCAGAGCAGGATGTGACGATTCTGAAAGAATTGACGGAGAAATTACAAGGTGAGGTTGGGTTGGATATCTCATCTACTAAGAGGGAGTCTTCTTATGAGACCTCTACTGGTGTGACTACCACGGAGAGCGAAACATCTCGTTCTCGTGCATCCACGTTGCGTACTAAGGAGTCTCGAACTGCTAGCAACAATGGTACTTCTGGAGAAATCACAAGTGATGGACGGACTATGAGcgaagaattgaagacgTCTGTTGGAAACTTTCATATTTCTGCCAATTATATGAATCAGGGAAATAAGCGTTCCAAGAAGCAGTCTATCGAGTCTCAAAATGGAAATAGCGCCAATTTCCCCATATTAACTATAGAAATTCCCGGTGGAGAACATGAGATCTCAAAATCCGATGAGAATAATACTCCGGAACAGACGAAAAGGGCCTCTAAAGTCGAAGATGTGAAGTCATCAAAGGATAGAGTGTCCGAGTCCAAATCCAAACCCACAGAAATTTCCGTAATGGACACTTCTTTATATTCCGAGCCTATCCTTCTGGAGGGAAACGAAGAGGAGGATCTTTCGGAAGATGATATCGATCCAAAGTACGAGGAGAGAGAGGTTGATTACATTCCAGGTGGATATCATCCTGCATTCATTGGAGAAATGTACAAGGATGGGAGATATGTTCTTGTAAGAAAGCTTGGATGGGGACATTTCTCCACTGTTTGGTTGGCCAAAGACCTTAAGAGAAATCATCATGTTGCCATGAAAATTGTGCGAAGTGCCCGAAACTATAGAGAAACCGCCATTGACGAAATCAAGCTCCTTTCAAAACTTAATCATACAGACCTAGAACATCCCGGACATGCACATTTAGTGAAGCTTCTCGATTATTTTGATCACCAAGGTGAGAACGGTACCCATATTTGTATGgtttttgaagttcttggtGAGAATCTGTTGAGTCTCATAAGAAGATACAAGCATCGCGGTCTTCCTGTACGATTTGTAAAGCAAATAGCCAAGCAGATTTTATTAGCTTTGGATTTTCTTCACAGAGAATGCGGCATCATACATACCGATATCAAGCCTGAAAATATCCTGCTTGAAATAGCGGATGTGGAAAAATTAGTACAATACGTGGAGGAGTCTGAAAGAGAACGTAAGATCCTTAAGGAAATATCCGGTCGTTTGCTCAGTGGAGAGCCTATGAGTGCAGGGGCTTCTGGACCACCAATTCCTACCGGTAGAAGTCGTCATTCCCGTCGATCTAGTATCATAACGGGTTCTCAGCCACTTCCGTCTCCTCTACGTTCAAGATCCAGCTCGTTTTTTTCCAATGGCTCTAGTTCTATAGGTTTTGGAAGCTCTGCATCTGGTAATCCGAATTCCGGCTACTCTGGACCACGAAGTTCCAACCTCGCAGCGTTTGGAATCCCAAGGTCTGGTGTGTTGATTAATAATGTCAGTACGAGAGGTACTCCATCCACTGCGTCACTTTCTCTTTCGGGTATTTCTGTGCCTTCATCGATGTCCTGCCAAGATGTACAGAGTTTAATGCTAAAACGCAACAAGTCAGATAGAGATATGTTTGACGCCGACCCTCCtcaggaagaagatatcgAGGACGACGATGTCGTTAAAGTAAAGATAGCCGATCTAGGAAATGCTTGCTGGATATTTAAGCATTTCACCAACGATATTCAAACCAGGCAATATCGTTCACCAGAAATCATTCTTGGAGCTGATTGGGGGTGTTCTTCTGATATCTGGTCGGTTGGGTGTCTCCTCTTTGAGCTATTAACAGGTGATTACCTTTTTGATCCGACTGAAGGCCCTAGTTTCAGTAAAAATGACGACCACCTTGCACAGATAATTGAATTGGTCGGATTCATTCCCAAGTATCTGATCCGAGATGGATACTACGGCCACAGGTACTTCCGCTCGGACTATAAAACTTTACGTCAAATTAAGAATTTGAAGCCCTGGCCGTTAGAAAGcgttcttcttgagaagtACAAGTTCAGCGAGACTGATGCTCATGAGATTGCGGACTTTCTTTCCGGTATGCTCATTTCTGATCCGAAATTACGTATGGATGCTGCAGGTTTATCAAATCACTATTGGTTGAACGATTGTCAAATCGAGGGATATATTGATCGTGAGCCGGGAACCAGAGGTGAGGATATTGGTGAAGGTTGGTATAAGGAGATCCGTAGGGCCCATCATCACCGCAGGGAGCAGCAACAAGAATAA